One Salvia miltiorrhiza cultivar Shanhuang (shh) chromosome 6, IMPLAD_Smil_shh, whole genome shotgun sequence genomic window, TTTAACACCTAAACTACCTCtgcttaatctctgtgcccaaataaagtgtgtctttattattgggacggagggagtagtattgtAGATGGTGATATTATAGGGATCTCAAAAAAGATGCTAATTAATAGGCACCGGTTAAAAAACAATATCGtagatatatataattaatatcgaTTTAAAATCGGTGTCTAttagcatttttttaaattaaattggtgTCTATTAGCGCCCTTTTCAAGCGGTGTCATAGGCGCCTACtacattaattgaaaaaagTGTTAATAGACACGGGTTTTAAATCGGTGTCGTATCCATCACCATAAAATCCATTTTTAATTAGTGTTATAGGTATTTTAAAAATGGTGTTGTATGCACCTATGAAATTGATTTTTAACCTATGTAATCCGTTGAAGTGCACCAGACGAAGAATAAGTGAGTTGTGTGGGGtgctaataaaaaaaaaaaacaatgaataattattggatgaactgagcaaaaagaaaatatgagtaaaaaatattaaatatctttattttattcttaGTTGGAGTTCTAGAAAAAGTGTTGGGCTGCCCACATGCGCTGCTTCTATATAATGACCAAGTTGAACACTTGATTATCAATTAATCTCCCAAACACACGATGGAAACCCCAGATTCCGACACCAAATTACAAAATCAACTCATCATCAACTCATCTCCTAAAAAACAAAAATGGTGCGGCCATGAATTCCTGTACGAATTCAATGGCTTCTGGTTCACAAAAACATACCTCGAAACAACTCAAGAAATGGTGGAAACATTCAAACCACTCCCCACAGACATCATCTTAGCCTCTTTCCCCAAAACCGGAACCACATGGCTCAAGGCGCTCCTCTACTCCATCACCCACCGCTCCCCGCAAGACGACGCCGTTTTGTCCCTCAATCACCCGCAGGAGCTCATCCCATCTCTCGAGACCAACCTCTACCCCCGAAAACGAGCACAAGCCAGCGTCGACGAATTCCTCCATGAAAAGGAAGGCAGAATCTTGAGCACGCACGCACCGCATCAGATTCTACGAGACCTCCTCAACTCATGCGACTGCAAGATCGTGTACATAACTCGAAACCCTAAAGACACCCTCGTCTCTCTGTGGCATTTCCTGCAGAAATTGGAGGGCGTCGGCGATGATCCGTGGGAGCTGGAGGCCGCCGTCGATCAGTTCTGCGACGGCGTCGTCCCGTTCGGGCCCTACTACGATCATGTGCTGGCTTATAGGGAGGAAAGCCTGGCCAGGCCCCACAAAGTGTTGTTTGTTACGTACGAGGAGCTCAAGGAAAACCCTAGGGTTCATGTGAGGCGACTCGGTGAGTTTTTGGGGTGCCCCTTTGGAGGCGGAGACGGAGACGAGGAAGTTGAGAAGATAGTGAAGATGTGCAGCTTTGAGGTTTTGAGCAAGCAAGAAGTGAACAAGTCGAGCGAGCTCTCCGGCAGCGGCTTCCCGTTGCCGTATAATGCGTTCTTTAGGAGGGGGGAGGTTGGAGATCATTTAAGGTATCTTGGAGATGAAATGATTCGGAAGATTGATCATCTTACTACACTCAAGTT contains:
- the LOC130988682 gene encoding cytosolic sulfotransferase 5-like; translation: METPDSDTKLQNQLIINSSPKKQKWCGHEFLYEFNGFWFTKTYLETTQEMVETFKPLPTDIILASFPKTGTTWLKALLYSITHRSPQDDAVLSLNHPQELIPSLETNLYPRKRAQASVDEFLHEKEGRILSTHAPHQILRDLLNSCDCKIVYITRNPKDTLVSLWHFLQKLEGVGDDPWELEAAVDQFCDGVVPFGPYYDHVLAYREESLARPHKVLFVTYEELKENPRVHVRRLGEFLGCPFGGGDGDEEVEKIVKMCSFEVLSKQEVNKSSELSGSGFPLPYNAFFRRGEVGDHLRYLGDEMIRKIDHLTTLKFYGCGFHYGI